From a single Silene latifolia isolate original U9 population chromosome 6, ASM4854445v1, whole genome shotgun sequence genomic region:
- the LOC141586249 gene encoding protein disulfide-isomerase 5-2-like, producing the protein MKRRSVLIDEAAPMAAILYFSLFFLLLLLSIPSAISTEFTINGEVIELTDSNFDSAISTFDYVLVDFYAPWCGHCKSLAPELDAAAPVLAQLKKPIVIAKINADKFRRVGDKYEIDGFPTLKVFIHGVPTNYYGPRKADVLVRFLKKFVAPDVARLESDSDISNFVEEAGTFFPMYLGFGMDESMISTLAVKYKKRAWFAVAKVFSDSVMDSYDFDKVPALVSLHPTYDERNIFYGPFDDQFLEEFVKQNLFPLCLPINPETLKLLRDDDRKIVLTLVDDIQEERSKQLIKILKAAASANRDYLFAYVGLQHFPDFVETFGISKSAELPKMVVWDGDEEYFTVIDADRLAEDDQGSQVTRFLEGYKEGRTESKKISGTSFMQFLNSMVGLRLIFIIVFVIAVLTLIQTVGKNDEEHPRGKPSSRLDSGEGERPADKED; encoded by the exons ATGAAAAGACGATCAGTACTAATTGACGAAGCTGCTCCCATGGCGGCGATACTCTATTtctctctcttcttcctcctcctcctcctttcgATTCCTTCCGCCATTTCCACGGAATTCACCATTAATGGAGAAGTGATTGAATTAACCGATTCAAACTTTGATTCCGCGATTTCTACCTTTGATTATGTTCTCGTCGATTTCTACGCTCCTTGGTGCGGTCACTGTAAATCCCTAGCTCCCGAG TTGGATGCAGCAGCTCCTGTTCTTGCTCAACTGAAGAAACCCATTGTGATTGCGAAAATTAATGCTGACAAGTTCAGGCGTGTTGGTGATAAGTATGAGATTGA TGGCTTTCCAACACTTAAAGTGTTTATCCACGGTGTTCCCACGAATTATTATGGACCAAGGAAGGCTGATGTGCTTGTCCGATTTTTAAAGAAATTTGTTGCTCCTGATGTAGCCAGGCTTGAGTCAGACAGTGATATTAGCAACTTCGTTGAAGAAGCTGGCACCTTTTTTCCTATGTATCTGGGTTTTGGAATGGACGAGTCTATGATATCGACACTTGCAGTCAAATATAAGAAAAGGGCTTGGTTTGCTGTGGCGAAAGTTTTTTCTGATAGTGTTATGGACTCTTATGATTTTGATAAAGTTCCAGCTCTAGTATCATTGCATCCTACTTATGATGAGAGAAACATATTCTATGGGCCATTTGATG ATCAATTTTTGGAGGAGTTTGTCAAGCAAAATCTATTCCCATTGTGTTTGCCTATAAACCCAGAAACACTGAAGTTATTGAGAGATGATGATCGAAAAATTGTCCTAACATTAGTGGATGATATACAAGAAGAGAGGTCAAAGCAGCTGATCAAAATATTGAAGGCAGCCGCATCAGCAAACCGTGATTATTTATTTGCTTATGTCGGACTTCAGCATTTTCCAGATTTTGTTGAAACATTCGGGATTAGCAAGAGCGCAGAGTTGCCAAAAATGGTGGTTTGGGACGGGGACGAAGAATACTTTACT GTAATCGACGCTGACAGACTTGCTGAAGATGATCAGGGATCTCAAGTAACACGATTCCTTGAAGGATATAAAGAAGGGCGAACAGAGTCGAAGAAAATCAGTGGGACGTCATTCATGCAATTCCTGAATTCTATGGTTGGTCTTAGATTGATCTTCATTATTGTCTTTGTGATTGCTGTCTTGACGCTGATCCAAACAGTGGGTAAGAATGATGAGGAGCACCCTCGAGGAAAACCTTCATCCAGGCTTGATAGCGGTGAGGGAGAGAGACCAGCGGACAAGGAGGACTAG